A window from Triticum aestivum cultivar Chinese Spring chromosome 6D, IWGSC CS RefSeq v2.1, whole genome shotgun sequence encodes these proteins:
- the LOC123144190 gene encoding probable calcium-binding protein CML21, giving the protein MGGVIGKGDTPRYSSAATKLEQKMVDAMQQRAQQGTSLRSFNSVIMKFPKIDESLRNCRIIFQQFDEDSNGEIDQLELKHCFQKLDISFTDEEIKDLFEACDIYEHMGMKFNEFIVFLCLVYLLNDPAVSEARKRMGLGNLEPTFETLVDAFVFLDKNKDGYVSKNEVIEAINETSAGERSSGRIGVKRFEEMDWDKNGTVTFKEFLFAFTRWVGIDDNEDDDDDE; this is encoded by the exons ATGGGGGGTGTGATTGGAAAGGGAGACACCCCAAGGTACAGTTCAGCAGCTACAAAGTTAGAGCAGAAGATGGTTGATGCCATGCAGCAGAGGGCACAACAAGGGACTTCTCTGAGGTCATTCAACAGTGTCATCATGAAGTTCCCTAAAATCGACGAGAGTTTGAGAAACTGCAGGATTATCTTTCAGCAATTTG ATGAAGATTCAAATGGTGAAATAGATCAATTAGAACTGAAGCATTGTTTCCAAAAGCTGGATATCTCATTCACAGATGAGGAGATTAAAGATCTATTTGAAGCGTGTGACATATATGAGCACATGGGTATGAAGTTCAATGAGTTCATTGTCTTCCTGTGCCTTGTTTATCTTCTCAATGATCCAGCTGTGTCAGAAGCA AGAAAAAGAATGGGATTAGGTAACCTTGAGCCAACTTTTGAGACGTTGGTTGATGCATTTGTGTTCTTGGATAAGAACAAAGATGGATATGTCAGTAAGAATGAGGTGATAGAAGCGATAAATGAGACCAGTGCAGGAGAACGCTCTTCTGGACGCATAGGCGTGAAAAGATTTG AGGAAATGGATTGGGACAAGAATGGAACGGTGACCTTCAAGGAGTTTCTTTTTGCCTTTACTCGCTGGGTGGGGATCGACGAtaatgaagatgacgacgatgatgaatga
- the LOC123144189 gene encoding ADP-ribosylation factor GTPase-activating protein AGD12 yields MSGGHGDAGMASGKMAKLKELLQKSENRICADCSAPDPNWASANIGVFICVKCSGVHRSVGTHISKVMSVTLDKWSDDEIDSMVEVGGNSQANAIYEAFLPEGYRKPHPDSAQEERQKFIKSKYELQEFLEPSLRIVSNHPSDAGKQASNSHSASSKSEIGMVEFIGILNVKVIGGTKLAIRDMSSSDPYVVLTLGQQKAQTSVIKGNLNPVWNEELKLSVPQKYGPLKLQVLDHDMVSKDDLMGEAEIDLQPMINAAASFGDPELLGDIQIGRWLKSGDNALTADSAVMVTGGKVKQEVTLKLQHTESGEVTVEMEWMALNI; encoded by the exons ATGAGTGGAGGGCATGGTGATGCTGGGATGGCTTCAG GTAAGATGGCAAAGCTGAAGgagttattgcagaaaagtgaaaaTCGCATTTGTGCTGACTGCAGCGCACCTGATCCCAATTGGGC GTCAGCTAATATTGGAGTATTCATATGCGTAAAATGTTCTGGCGTTCACAGAAGTGTCGGTACACATATCTCAAAG GTCATGTCAGTGACACTAGATAAGTGGTCTGACGATGAAATTGACTCCATGGTAGAAGTTGGTGGAAACTCGCAAGCCAACGCAATCTATGAGGCCTTTCTCCCAGAAGGCTACCGCAAGCCACACCCAGATTCCGCCCAGGAAGAGCGACAAAAGTTTATCAA GTCCAAATATGAACTTCAAGAATTCCTGGAGCCAAGCTTACGGATTGTCTCTAATCATCCTAGTGATGCCGGAAAACAAGCATCTAACTCACATTCTGCTAGTTCCAAGAGTGAG ATTGGCATGGTTGAGTTCATCGGGATACTGAATGTCAAAGTCATCGGAGGCACCAAATTAGCTATCAGAGATATGTCTAGCAGCGACCCTTATGTCGTCTTGACCCTCGGACAACAG AAAGCACAGACTTCAGTGATCAAAGGAAACCTGAACCCCGTCTGGAATGAAGAACTCAAGCTCTCTGTTCCTCAGAAGTACGGGCCTCTGAAGCTG CAAGTGTTGGACCATGATATGGTTTCCAAGGACGACCTGATGGGGGAGGCCGAGATCGACCTGCAGCCCATGATCAATGCGGCAGCATCCTTTggagatccagagctgctcggcgacATCCAGATCGGCCGGTGGCTCAAGTCCGGCGACAACGCTCTAACCGCCGACAGTGCTGTCATGGTGACCGGAGGCAAGGTGAAGCAGGAGGTCACTCTGAAGCTGCAGCACACCGAGTCGGGGGAGGTGACGGTGGAGATGGAATGGATGGCTCTAAACATTTAG